DNA sequence from the Alkalilimnicola ehrlichii MLHE-1 genome:
CTGGGCCCACCTGGTGGTCCACGGCGTGTTGCACCTGCTGGGCTACGATCACGAGGCGGCGGAGGAGGCCGAGGCGATGGAGGGGCTGGAGCGGCGGATCCTGGCCGGCCTGGGTATTGCCGACCCCTACCGCCTTGACGAACAATAACCCGGCCCGCCATTGCCTGATGGGTTGCACCCGCGTCCCATCAGGCAATGGACGGCTTCCCCGGCAACCTGAAATGGCCTGATGAGCGAGGACGAATCGACCCCTTCCCAGTACCCGCGACGATGGCTGGATCGCATCGCCCAGGTGCTCTCGGGCGAACCCCGCGACCGCGATGACCTGCTGGAGGTCTTGCGGGACGCCCACGACCGCGGCCTGATGGATGCCGATGGCCTGGCCATGATCGAGGGGGTGTTGCACGTCTCGGAGCTGCAGGCGCGCGACATCATGATCCCCCGGTCGCAGGTCACGGTGCTGCCCCGGGACATGCCGCCCCGCGAGATGCTGCCGACGGTGGTGCGCACCGGCTACTCCCGCTTTCCGGTCACCGGCGAGAGCCGGGATGATGTGATCGGCATCCTGTTGGCCAAGGACATGCTGCGTTGCTTCATGGAGGAGGGGGAGGACTTCCGGCCCCGGGAGGTGTTGCGCCCGCCCATGTTCATCCCCGAGTCCAAGCGCCTGGACGCCCTGCTCAAGCTGTTCCGCGAGGCCCGCAACCACATGTCCATCGTGGTGGATGAATACGGCGGTCTGGCCGGGATCGTCACCATCGAGGATGTCATCGAGCAGATCGTGGGCGATATCGACGACGAGCACGACTACAACGAGGACACCGCCATTCTCACCCACGATGACGGCTCCAGCATCGTCAAGGCGCTGACCCCGGTGGAGGATTTCAACGAGCATTTCGGTCTCGAGCTGCCCGATGACGAGTTCGATACCATCGGCGGCCTGGTGGCCGGTCGTCTCGGCCACGTCCCCCATCGCGACGAGGTGCTGGAGCTGGACGGCCTGACGGTAAAGGTCGTTCGGGCTGACAAGCGGCGGGTGCACCTGTTGAAGGTCTATCGCGCCGAGCGGGACGGGGCCCCGACGGACGGGAC
Encoded proteins:
- a CDS encoding HlyC/CorC family transporter, translating into MSEDESTPSQYPRRWLDRIAQVLSGEPRDRDDLLEVLRDAHDRGLMDADGLAMIEGVLHVSELQARDIMIPRSQVTVLPRDMPPREMLPTVVRTGYSRFPVTGESRDDVIGILLAKDMLRCFMEEGEDFRPREVLRPPMFIPESKRLDALLKLFREARNHMSIVVDEYGGLAGIVTIEDVIEQIVGDIDDEHDYNEDTAILTHDDGSSIVKALTPVEDFNEHFGLELPDDEFDTIGGLVAGRLGHVPHRDEVLELDGLTVKVVRADKRRVHLLKVYRAERDGAPTDGTGAG